A genomic segment from Bubalus bubalis isolate 160015118507 breed Murrah chromosome 5, NDDB_SH_1, whole genome shotgun sequence encodes:
- the CDC42BPG gene encoding serine/threonine-protein kinase MRCK gamma isoform X9 has product MERRLRALERLARGEAGGGPGLDGLLDLLLGLHHELSSAPLRRERNVAQFLSWVSPFVAKVKELRLQRDDFEILKVIGRGAFGEVAVVRQRDSGQIFAMKMLHKWEMLKRAETACFREERDVLVKGDSRWVTALHYAFQDEEYLYLVMDYYAGGDLLTLLSRFEDRLPPELAQFYLAEMVLAIHSLHQLGYVHRDVKPDNILLDMNGHIRLADFGSCLRLNNSGMVDSSVAVGTPDYISPEILQAMEEGKGHYGPQCDWWSLGVCAYELLFGETPFYAESLVETYGKIMSHEDHLQFPDVPDVPASAQDLIRQLLCHQEARLGRRGLDDFRNHPFFEGVDWERLATSTAPYIPELRGPMDTSNFDVDDDTLNHPGTLPPPSHGTFLGHHLPFVGFTYTSGSPGPESSSEQLAPLERKLRCLEQEKLELSRKLQEALQTPSDHRELEQLRKEMQTLQDRLSETLGDSKADGCPAGSPGQDSDLRQERDQLLQELAEARAGQQAQARELREAKGRQEELLRKLQEAQEREAAMANQTQALNSQLEEAHDAQSRLQAQVAALKREVTQLQRQRERSPEKASPQVKTFHTASETNGTGSPEGGGPQETQLKQEVAALRPQLEQAHCQGPSGKEEVLCRLQEENRRLSQEQERLMEELEREQQSKQRLEGERRETESNWEAQIADILSWVNDEKVSRGYLQALATKMAEELESLRNVGTQTLPSRPLDHQWKARRLQKMEASARLGLQSALEAEIRAKQGLQERLTQAQEAQLRAESRLQEAEKRHQALQQELAALREELRVRGPPDTKASNSLIPFLSFRSSEDSAKDAGTSGEAPELRPEGRRSLRLGAVFPRTPAATTPPAESPPAKPGSHTLRPWSFPSPTKCLRCTSLMLGLGRQGLGCDVCGYFCHPTCAPQAPPCPVPPALLHTALGVHPETGTGTAYEGFLSVPRPSGVRRGWQRVFAALSDSRLLLFDAPDPKLSPASGALLQALDLRDPQFSAAPVLAPDVIHAQSKDLPRIFRVTASQLTVPPATCTVLLLAESEGERERWLQVLGELQRLLLDARPRPRPVYTLKEAYDNGLPLLPHALCAAIVDQERLALGTEEGLFVIHLHSNGTHRPGQGGHGWSQPPGTEEAGPRAPLTHLLVTLSLANPADIFQVGECRRVQRLAVSPAAGLLVALCGRGPSVRLFALAELENVEAASAKIPESRGCQALAAGRILQARTPVLCVAVKRQVLCYQLGPGPGPWQRRIRELQAPAPVQSLGLLGDRLCVGAAGTFALYPLLNEAAPLALGAGLVPEELPPSRGGLGEALGAVELSLSEFLLLFTTAGVYVDSAGRKSRMQELLWPAAPTGWGEACGGPGWVGPGIRGRQGPAQIPEFGFGGQYVPSCLTDPWWLVWDLPSSSSCTGPCFHSSSSPA; this is encoded by the exons ATGGAGCGGCGGCTGCGCGCGCTGGAGCGGCTGGCGCGGGGCGAGGCCGGCGGCGGCCCGGGGCTCGACGGCCTCCTGGATCTGCTGCTGGGGCTGCACCACGAGCTCAGCAGCGCCCCCCTGCGGCGGGAGCGCAATGTGGCGCAGTTCCTGAGCTGGG TCAGTCCCTTCGTAGCAAAGGTGAAAGAGCTGCGGCTGCAGAGAGACGACTTTGAGATCTTGAAAGTGATCGGCCGAGGGGCCTTCGGGGAG GTTGCTGTGGTGAGGCAGAGGGACAGTGGGCAGATTTTTGCCATGAAAATGCTGCACAAGTGGGAGATGCTGAAGCGGGCCGAG ACGGCCTGTTTCCGGGAGGAGCGGGATGTTCTGGTGAAGGGGGACAGCCGCTGGGTGACCGCTCTGCATTATGCTTTCCAAGATGAGGAGTATCTG TACCTGGTGATGGATTACTACGCTGGAGGGGACCTCCTCACTCTGCTGAGCCGCTTTGAAGACCGCCTCCCACCCGAGCTGGCCCAGTTCTACCTGGCTGAGATGGTGCTGGCCATCCACTCGCTGCATCAGTTGGGCTATGTCCACAG ggatgTCAAGCCAGACAATATCCTGCTGGACATGAACGGGCACATCCGCTTGGCCGACTTTGGCTCCTGCCTACGTCTCAACAACAGTGGCATG GTGGACTCATCGGTGGCGGTGGGGACACCCGACTACATCTCCCCTGAGATCCTGCAGGccatggaggagggcaagggCCACTATGGCCCACAGTGCGACTGGTGGTCCCTGGGGGTCTGTGCCTATGAGCTGCTCTTCGGGGAGACGCCCTTCTATGCTGAATCTCTGGTGGAAACCTACGGCAAGATCATGAGCCACGAG GACCACCTGCAGTTCCCTGACGTGCCTGACGTGCCAGCCAGTGCCCAAGACCTGATCCGCCAGCTGCTGTGCCACCAGGAGGCGCGTCTGGGCCGCAGAGGGCTGGACGACTTCCGGAACCACCCCTTCTTTGAAGGCGTGGACTGGGAGAGGCTGGCGACCAGCACTGCCCCCTATATCCCCGAGCTGCGCGGGCCCATGGACACCTCCAACTTCGATGTGGACGACGACACCCTCAACCATCCA GGAACCCTGCCGCCACCCTCCCATGGGACCTTCTTAGGCCACCACCTGCCATTCGTGGGCTTCACCTACACCTCAGGCAG TCCCGGCCCTGAGAGCAGCTCTGAGCAGTTGGCTCCCCTGGAGCGGAAGCTCCGCTGTCTGGAGCAGGAGAAGCTGGAGCTCAGCCGGAAGCTCCAAG AGGCTCTGCAGACCCCCTCGGACCACCGGGAGCTGGAGCAGCTGCGGAAGGAAATGCAGACTCTACAGGACAGGCTGTCAG AGACGCTGGGGGACAGCAAGGCAGACGGGTGTCCGGCTGGCAGCCCAGGCCAGGACAGTGACCTGCGGCAGGAGAGAGACCAGCTCCTCCAG GAGCTGGCCGAGGCTCGGGCGGGGCAGCAGGCACAGGCGCGGGAGCTTCGAGAGGCCAAGGGGCGGCAGGAGGAGCTGCTCCGGAAGCTGCAGGAGGCCCAGGAAAGAGAGGCGGCCATGGCCAACCAGACCCAAGCCCTGAACTCCCAGCTGGAGGAAGCCCACGATGCCCAGAGCAGG CTGCAAGCTCAGGTGGCCGCCCTGAAGCGAGAGGTGACTCAGCTCCAGAGGCAGCGGGAACGAAGCCCGGAGAAGGCGTCTCCCCAGGTCAAG ACCTTCCACACCGCCTCTGAGACCAACGGCACAGGGTCGCCTGAGGGTGGTGGGCCCCAGGAGACACAGCTGAAGCAGGAGGTGGCCGCGCTGCGTCCACAGCTGGAGCAGGCCCACTGCCAGGG ACCAAGCGGCAAGGAGGAGGTGCTGTGCCGGCTGCAGGAGGAGAACCGGCGGCTGAGCCAGGAGCAGGAGCGG CTCATGGAAGAGCTGGAGCGGGAACAGCAGAGCAAGCAAAGGCTGGAAGGTGAGCGGCGGGAGACGGAAAGCAACTGGGAGGCCCAGATCGCCGACATCCTCAGCTG GGTGAATGATGAGAAGGTGTCAAGAGGCTACCTGCAGGCCCTGGCCACCAAGATGGCTGAAGAGCTGGAGTCCTTGCGGAACGTGGGCACCCAGACTCTCCCTTCCCGGCCGCTG GACCACCAGTGGAAGGCACGAAGGCTGCAGAAGATGGAGGCGTCAGCCAGGCTGGGGCTGCAGTCAGCACTGGAGGCCGAGATCCGGGCTAAGCAGGGCCTGCAGGAGCGGCTGACGCAGGCGCAGGAGGCCCAGCTGCGGGCTGAGAG CCGTCTGCAGGAGGCCGAGAAGCGGCACCAGGCCTTGCAGCAGGAGCTGGCAGCCCTGCGGGAGGAGCTGCGGGTGCGTGGGCCGCCGG ACACCAAGGCTTCAAACTCCCTGATTCCCTTCCTGTCCTTCCGGAGCTCAGAG GATTCCGCCAAAGATGCAGGCACCTCCGGAGAGGCACCGGAGCTGAGGCCGGAGGGCCGCCGCAGCCTGCGGCTGGGG GCTGTGTTCCCCAGGACGCCTGCTGCCACCACACCCCCTGCAGAAAGTCCCCCTGCAAAG CCCGGCTCACACACGCTGCGTCCCTGGAGCTTCCCATCCCCCACTAAGTGTCTCCGCTGCACCTCGCTGATGCTGGGCCTGGGCCGCCAGGGCCTGGGCTGTGACG TTTGCGGCTACTTCTGTCACCCGACTTGTGCCCCACAGGCCCCCCCCTGTcctgtgccccctgccctcctccacacGGCCCTGGGAGTGCACCCTGAAACGGGCACGGGCACCGCCTACGAGGGCTTCCTGTCG GTGCCACGGCCCTCGGGTGTCCGGCGGGGCTGGCAGCGAGTGTTCGCCGCCCTCAGCGACTCACGCCTGCTGCTCTTTGATGCCCCAGACCCGAAGCTCAGCCCGGCCAGTGGGGCCCTCCTGCAGGCTCTGGATCTGAG GGACCCTCAGTTCTCAGCTGCCCCTGTCCTGGCCCCTGATGTTATCCACGCCCAATCCAAGGACCTGCCTCGCATCTTTAGG GTGACAGCCTCTCAGCTGACCGTGCCGCCTGCCACATGCACCGTGCTGCTGCTGGCGGAGAGCGAGGGCGAGCGGGAGCGCTGGCTGCAGGTGCTGGGTGAGCTGCAGCGGTTGCTGCTGGACgcgcggccccggccccggcccgtGTACACCCTCAAGGAGGCCTACGACAACGGGCTGCCGCTGCTGCCCCACGCACTCTGCGCCGCCATCGTTG accAGGAACGGCTTGCTCTGGGCACTGAGGAAGGGCTGTTTGTGATCCACCTGCATAGTAACGGTACCCACCGGCCGGGCCAGGGTGGGCATGGGTGGAGTCagcccccagggacagaggaggctgggccccGGGCACCCCTCACCCACCTGCTGGTGACACTCTCCCTCGCCAACCCCGCAGACATCTTCCAGGTGGGCGAGTGCCGGCGGGTGCAGCGGCTGGCCGTGAGCCCCGCTGCGGGCCTTCTGGTCGCTCTGTGTGGCCGAGGCCCCAGCGTGCGCCTCTTTGCCCTGGCAGAGCTGGAGAACGTGGAGGCAGCCAGCGCCAAGATCCCCGAGTCTCGAGGCTGCCAGGCCCTGGCGGCCGGGCGCATCCTGCAGGCCCGCACCCCCGTGCTCTGTGTGGCGGTCAAGCGCCAGGTGCTCTGCTACCAGCTGGGCCCAGGTCCAGGGCCCTGGCAGCGCCGCATCCGTGAGCTGCAGGCACCAGCGCCCGTGCAGAGCCTGGGGCTCCTGGGCGATCGGCTGTGCGTGGGTGCAGCTGGCACCTTCGCCCTCTACCCGCTGCTTAACGAGGCAGCACCTTTAGCGCTAGGTGCCGGTCTTGTGCCTGAGGAGCTGCCCCCGTCCCGCGGGGGCCTGGGCGAGGCCCTGGGCGCCGTGGAGCTCAGCCTCAGTGAGTTCCTGCTGCTCTTCACCACCGCCGGGGTCTACGTGGACAGCGCTGGCCGCAAGTCTCGCATGCAAGAGCTGCTGTGGCCAGCAGCGCCCACGGGCTGGGGTGAGGCCTGTGGAGGGCCAGGCTGGGTAGGACCTGGTATCAGAGGAAGACAGGGTCCTGCCCAAATTCCTGAGTTTGGATTTGGAGGCCAGTATGTGCCCTCCTGCCTGACAGACCCTTGGTGGCTTGTATGGGATCTTCCTTCATCTTCCTCTTGCACAGGACCTTGCTTTCATTCAAGCTCTTCCCCTGCCTGA